The following proteins are co-located in the Alkalibaculum bacchi genome:
- a CDS encoding glutaredoxin family protein has product MSVKVYSTPSCPWCVKAKDYLKANNIAFQEYDVSVDREAATDMIEKSGQRGVPVLDIDGNIIVGFDQKNIAKLLNL; this is encoded by the coding sequence ATGAGTGTAAAAGTATATTCAACACCATCCTGCCCATGGTGTGTAAAGGCTAAAGATTACTTAAAGGCAAATAATATCGCATTTCAAGAATATGATGTGTCTGTAGACCGTGAAGCAGCTACAGATATGATCGAAAAATCAGGTCAAAGAGGCGTACCAGTGCTAGATATTGACGGAAATATCATAGTAGGTTTTGACCAAAAGAACATAGCAAAATTATTAAATCTGTAA
- a CDS encoding NAD(P)/FAD-dependent oxidoreductase — protein MVYDVIIIGKGPAGLSASLYTARGNLKTLILGKEGDLSKAATIENYCFIPKLSGKEMIDIGIEQARSFGADIVDAEVVGLKNIDDIFEVSTDQNVYQGKSIILATGKSKIKVPVEKLDEYEGKGVHYCATCDGYFYNGAKVGVLGYKDYAVHELKEFEPLTSNRVLYTNGNGLQISEESAKYLEEKNIIINNKKIQSVEGIQFLEKVRFQDGTEEAVEGLFVAYGSASSTDFARNLGVLIENGDIIVNRKQETDIEGVYAAGNCTGGLAQVATAVGEGATAGQEVKSYLRKKKP, from the coding sequence ATGGTATACGATGTCATTATTATTGGAAAAGGCCCTGCAGGTTTATCTGCATCATTATATACGGCTAGAGGTAATTTAAAAACGTTGATTTTGGGAAAAGAAGGAGATTTATCAAAGGCTGCAACTATTGAAAATTATTGTTTTATCCCTAAGTTATCTGGTAAGGAAATGATTGACATAGGTATAGAGCAGGCGAGAAGTTTCGGCGCAGATATTGTAGATGCAGAAGTAGTTGGCTTAAAAAATATCGATGATATTTTTGAGGTATCTACAGACCAAAATGTTTATCAAGGAAAATCGATTATTTTAGCTACAGGAAAATCCAAGATCAAAGTACCAGTAGAAAAGCTTGATGAATACGAGGGAAAGGGTGTTCATTATTGTGCTACCTGTGATGGTTATTTTTACAATGGTGCAAAGGTAGGGGTATTAGGATACAAGGATTATGCTGTACATGAATTAAAAGAATTTGAACCTCTTACATCTAATAGAGTACTTTATACGAATGGAAATGGCCTACAAATTAGTGAAGAAAGCGCAAAATATTTAGAGGAGAAAAATATTATAATAAATAATAAAAAGATTCAATCCGTTGAAGGAATCCAATTTTTAGAGAAAGTACGATTTCAAGATGGTACAGAAGAAGCAGTGGAAGGCTTGTTTGTAGCATATGGTTCTGCATCATCTACTGATTTTGCTAGAAATTTAGGAGTACTAATTGAAAATGGCGATATTATCGTCAATAGAAAGCAAGAAACGGATATTGAAGGAGTATATGCAGCAGGAAATTGTACTGGAGGATTAGCTCAAGTTGCAACTGCAGTAGGTGAAGGGGCAACTGCTGGCCAAGAAGTAAAAAGCTACTTGAGAAAGAAGAAACCTTAA
- a CDS encoding J domain-containing protein, whose protein sequence is MNPIKKLSGKILHAFTSVLSAILDVLIGIIDFIVNLVSTIAQGLLALISMGGCLIAFFLLGPYALLLLANPAIILAILFFVIFPILGTKFVSFLKYIKYASTEFLFDRANNLMYGTKNKYETFSEYGYGYKREQEAKRRKEQQERQYQQQKEWEEKFKQWQSYQNSQRTYHGQGNYGGYRQNTGYGSQSYINPSIEFKKKYEESCSILGVSYEADKYEIKLAYRKKAKEYHPDINKSPDATKMFQKINDAYEFLSESNIDRYKKIVARP, encoded by the coding sequence ATGAATCCAATAAAAAAATTATCTGGTAAAATACTGCATGCTTTTACCAGTGTGCTTTCCGCAATATTAGATGTATTAATAGGTATTATTGATTTTATAGTAAATTTGGTAAGTACCATTGCACAAGGTTTGTTGGCGTTGATCAGTATGGGCGGTTGCTTAATTGCCTTTTTCCTGCTTGGTCCCTATGCTTTATTATTACTTGCCAATCCGGCAATAATTTTGGCTATATTGTTTTTTGTTATATTTCCTATCCTCGGTACTAAATTTGTATCCTTTTTAAAATACATTAAGTATGCAAGTACAGAATTTTTATTTGATCGTGCCAATAATCTCATGTACGGCACTAAAAACAAATACGAAACCTTTTCAGAATACGGTTATGGCTATAAAAGAGAGCAAGAGGCTAAAAGACGAAAAGAACAACAAGAGAGGCAATATCAGCAACAAAAGGAGTGGGAAGAAAAATTTAAACAGTGGCAAAGCTACCAGAATTCCCAAAGAACTTATCATGGACAAGGAAATTATGGCGGTTATAGACAAAACACAGGGTATGGCAGTCAATCATATATTAATCCTAGCATTGAATTTAAGAAAAAATATGAGGAAAGCTGTAGCATCTTAGGAGTATCCTATGAAGCAGATAAATACGAAATTAAACTAGCTTATCGTAAAAAAGCTAAAGAATATCATCCTGATATTAACAAATCACCTGATGCTACAAAGATGTTTCAAAAGATCAATGATGCTTATGAGTTTTTAAGTGAAAGTAATATAGATCGATACAAAAAGATAGTCGCTAGACCTTAG
- a CDS encoding spore coat protein, whose protein sequence is MNFGDKDILQDLLTTEKQALGAYGTGITESSCQNLRNTLLGNFRGAQEVEYKVFDCMKQKGWYKTKDANSQEVQELKTESSQMMNEMMQ, encoded by the coding sequence ATGAATTTTGGAGATAAAGATATACTACAAGACTTATTAACTACTGAAAAACAAGCATTAGGTGCTTACGGTACTGGCATAACAGAGAGCTCATGCCAAAACTTAAGAAATACTTTATTAGGGAATTTTAGAGGAGCGCAAGAAGTTGAATATAAAGTATTTGATTGTATGAAACAAAAAGGCTGGTACAAAACAAAAGACGCAAACAGCCAAGAGGTACAAGAATTAAAAACAGAAAGCTCACAAATGATGAACGAAATGATGCAATAA
- the dnaJ gene encoding molecular chaperone DnaJ, protein MSKRDYYEVLGVDKSASDSDIKGAYRKKAMKYHPDRNPGDKEAEEKFKEVSEAYEILSDEQKRSQYDQFGHEGVNGNGGYSGFGGGGFDDIFSDIFDMFGGGGFSSSGRRNGPQMGPNLKVNIHLSFEEAVFGVEKDIKINRNEECSKCNGKGAQDESDIHTCDKCNGTGQVRVNQRTPFGVMQSVRTCDKCHGEGKTISKPCSNCSGKGTEKRTRKIHLNIPAGVDNGSILPLRGEGELGTNGGSRGDLLVYISVDSHPFFTRENNDIFSEIPITFIQATLGDEIEIPSLDEKKKAIGRVKFTIPEGTQPNKIFRLKGKGVSNPNGYGKGDQYVQIKIEVPTDLNEEQKDILRKFGEVTGSDATKETKGFWDKIKDYFS, encoded by the coding sequence ATGAGCAAGAGAGATTATTATGAGGTATTAGGAGTAGATAAAAGTGCCTCAGACTCAGATATAAAAGGTGCCTATCGTAAAAAGGCAATGAAATATCATCCAGATAGAAACCCTGGAGACAAAGAAGCAGAAGAAAAATTTAAAGAGGTAAGCGAAGCTTACGAAATCCTTAGTGATGAACAAAAAAGAAGTCAATACGATCAATTTGGTCATGAAGGTGTCAATGGCAATGGTGGCTATAGTGGCTTTGGTGGCGGAGGATTTGACGATATCTTTAGCGATATTTTTGATATGTTTGGTGGTGGAGGATTTTCTTCTTCAGGCAGAAGAAATGGTCCTCAAATGGGCCCAAATTTAAAAGTAAATATCCATTTGTCTTTTGAAGAAGCAGTCTTTGGCGTTGAAAAAGACATTAAGATCAATCGAAATGAAGAATGTTCTAAATGTAATGGTAAAGGCGCTCAAGATGAGAGTGATATTCATACCTGTGACAAATGTAATGGAACAGGTCAAGTCCGAGTGAATCAAAGAACTCCTTTTGGCGTAATGCAATCTGTAAGAACTTGTGATAAATGCCATGGAGAAGGTAAGACCATATCTAAACCATGTAGCAATTGTAGTGGAAAGGGTACAGAAAAGAGAACGAGAAAAATCCATTTAAATATACCAGCAGGTGTAGATAATGGATCTATATTGCCACTTCGAGGAGAAGGAGAGCTTGGCACTAATGGTGGAAGTAGGGGCGATTTATTGGTTTACATAAGCGTAGATTCCCATCCCTTCTTTACGAGAGAAAATAATGATATCTTCTCAGAAATCCCTATAACTTTTATTCAAGCTACATTAGGTGACGAAATTGAAATTCCATCCTTAGACGAAAAGAAAAAAGCCATAGGAAGAGTGAAGTTCACCATTCCAGAAGGTACTCAGCCCAATAAAATCTTTAGATTAAAGGGAAAAGGGGTCAGCAATCCTAATGGCTACGGAAAAGGAGACCAATACGTACAAATTAAAATTGAAGTACCAACAGATTTAAATGAAGAACAAAAAGACATTTTAAGAAAATTTGGCGAAGTCACTGGCTCCGATGCTACGAAAGAGACAAAAGGTTTTTGGGATAAAATAAAGGATTATTTTAGTTAA
- the dnaK gene encoding molecular chaperone DnaK → MGKEKIIGIDLGTTNSCVAVLEGGEPVVIANAEGDRTTPSVIAFSKDGERLIGQVAKRQAVTNPEKTIASIKRHMGTDYKVNIDATQYTPQQISAMVLQKLKSDAEAYLGETVSKAVITVPAYFSDSQRQATKDAGKIAGLEVLRIINEPTAAALAYGLDKEGNQKIMVFDLGGGTFDVSVLELGDGVFEVLSTHGDNHLGGDDFDEKIIDYLADQFKKDNGVDLRNDKMALQRLREAAEKAKIELSGVMTTNINLPFITATQEGPKHLDITLTRAKFEELTADLVERTKGPVNNALKDSGLSANEIHKIILVGGSTRIPAVQEAVKKIVGKDPDKGINPDECVAIGAAIQGGVLAGEVKDVLLLDVTPLSLGIETMGGVFTKLIERNTTIPTKKSQVFSTAADNQTAVDIHVLQGEREMAAYNKTLGRFQLAGIAPAPRGIPQIEVTFDIDANGIVNVSAKDMGTGKSQNVVIQSSTNMSDDEINKAVQEAERFAEEDKKRKESVEAKNTADSTIYQIEKSLKELGDKVTPDEKAKVEDAIKDLREKLEGEDVEAIKSATEAVNEAFYPIASKLYQQGEAEGQGQGPQGQAQDDVVDADYEVVDDDDNK, encoded by the coding sequence ATGGGTAAAGAAAAAATTATAGGTATAGACTTAGGAACAACAAACTCATGTGTTGCAGTATTAGAAGGTGGAGAACCAGTAGTAATTGCCAATGCAGAGGGAGACCGTACCACACCTTCAGTGATTGCTTTCTCTAAAGACGGTGAAAGATTAATTGGTCAGGTAGCAAAAAGGCAAGCTGTTACCAACCCTGAAAAGACTATCGCATCCATAAAGAGACATATGGGTACAGATTATAAAGTAAATATTGATGCTACTCAGTATACACCACAACAAATATCTGCTATGGTTCTACAAAAATTAAAATCAGATGCAGAAGCATACTTAGGCGAAACAGTAAGCAAAGCAGTTATTACTGTTCCTGCATACTTTAGTGATAGCCAGAGACAAGCAACTAAAGACGCAGGTAAAATTGCAGGTTTAGAAGTTTTAAGAATCATAAATGAGCCAACTGCTGCAGCTTTAGCTTATGGATTAGATAAAGAAGGCAATCAAAAAATTATGGTATTTGACTTAGGTGGTGGTACTTTTGACGTTTCTGTATTAGAATTAGGTGATGGTGTATTTGAAGTTCTTTCTACACACGGAGACAATCACCTAGGTGGAGATGATTTTGATGAAAAAATCATTGATTACTTAGCAGATCAGTTTAAGAAAGATAATGGTGTTGATTTAAGAAACGATAAAATGGCTTTACAAAGATTGAGAGAAGCTGCTGAAAAGGCAAAAATTGAACTTTCAGGAGTAATGACTACAAATATTAATTTACCATTTATTACAGCTACTCAAGAAGGACCTAAACATTTAGATATTACTTTAACTAGAGCAAAATTTGAAGAACTTACTGCAGATTTAGTAGAAAGAACAAAAGGACCAGTAAATAATGCTTTAAAGGATTCTGGTTTATCTGCAAATGAAATTCATAAAATAATCTTAGTAGGTGGTTCTACTAGAATCCCTGCAGTACAAGAAGCCGTTAAGAAAATCGTCGGCAAAGATCCAGACAAAGGCATTAATCCTGATGAGTGCGTTGCCATCGGTGCAGCGATTCAAGGTGGTGTATTAGCTGGTGAAGTAAAAGACGTATTATTATTAGATGTAACTCCATTGTCATTAGGTATTGAAACGATGGGTGGCGTATTTACAAAATTAATTGAACGAAATACTACAATTCCAACTAAGAAGAGCCAAGTATTCTCTACAGCAGCAGATAATCAAACTGCAGTAGACATTCACGTATTACAAGGTGAAAGAGAAATGGCTGCTTACAATAAGACATTGGGACGATTCCAATTGGCAGGAATTGCACCAGCTCCAAGGGGAATCCCACAAATAGAAGTAACATTCGATATCGATGCGAATGGTATCGTCAATGTATCTGCTAAAGATATGGGAACTGGGAAATCTCAAAATGTAGTGATTCAATCTTCTACAAATATGAGCGATGATGAGATCAACAAAGCTGTCCAAGAAGCAGAAAGATTTGCAGAAGAAGATAAAAAGAGAAAAGAGTCAGTAGAAGCGAAAAATACTGCAGACTCTACTATTTATCAAATCGAAAAATCTTTAAAAGAATTAGGCGATAAAGTAACACCAGATGAAAAAGCAAAAGTAGAAGATGCGATTAAAGATTTAAGAGAAAAGCTAGAAGGGGAAGACGTAGAAGCTATTAAGAGTGCAACAGAAGCTGTTAATGAAGCCTTCTATCCTATCGCTTCTAAATTATACCAACAAGGTGAAGCAGAAGGGCAAGGTCAAGGACCACAAGGCCAAGCTCAAGATGATGTAGTAGATGCAGACTATGAAGTTGTTGACGATGACGATAATAAGTAA
- the grpE gene encoding nucleotide exchange factor GrpE — MDKEEIKRDEIQEEVEEIVENLDVEEATEKKEETSSTESVSKEKEELSNKLVRLQADFDNFRKRTIKEKEEIHKYALSDFSEKLLPVIDNMERAIQSIEDAKISDGYVDGVKMVMNQLFTVLNNEGLEEIPTENVEFDPQWHHGVAVDNIEDIEDNHIIEVYQKGYKFKEKVLRPAMVKICKK, encoded by the coding sequence TTGGATAAAGAGGAAATTAAAAGAGATGAAATTCAAGAAGAAGTTGAAGAAATAGTAGAAAATCTAGATGTAGAAGAAGCAACTGAAAAAAAAGAGGAAACTTCATCTACAGAATCTGTTAGCAAAGAAAAGGAAGAACTTTCAAATAAGCTCGTTCGATTGCAAGCTGATTTTGACAATTTTAGGAAGAGAACAATTAAAGAAAAAGAGGAAATCCACAAATATGCTTTAAGCGATTTTTCTGAAAAACTTCTACCAGTTATAGACAATATGGAGAGAGCAATTCAGTCTATAGAAGATGCTAAAATTAGCGATGGATATGTAGATGGAGTCAAAATGGTAATGAATCAATTGTTTACAGTGCTTAATAATGAAGGCTTAGAAGAGATTCCAACTGAAAATGTAGAATTTGATCCCCAATGGCATCATGGTGTTGCTGTAGATAATATTGAGGATATTGAAGATAATCATATCATTGAAGTTTATCAAAAAGGGTATAAATTCAAAGAAAAAGTCCTTAGACCTGCAATGGTCAAGATTTGTAAAAAATAA
- the hrcA gene encoding heat-inducible transcriptional repressor HrcA, with the protein MENMKERKLKILNAIIKDYILNAEPIGSRTIAKKYNLGVSAATIRNEMSDLEDLGLLIQPHTSAGRIPSEKAYRLYVDQLMTVQKLDIELEQSIRDSYKQYVEQIEKSVQLTAKLLAQLTSYTSLVMAPEIKSLNYKLIQLLPIQDERIVMVIITKENIVKNLEIKLPYKLDQAELIKLTNILNYIITDYDINKVGDDLNSHLHELSIKENEALQELIGILQELTLSPDDGNQVFATGVTNMLKYPEFNDIDKVKQFLEVFQDQRIISELLKSYSNGVNIIIGEENSLSEFKDYSLLTATYQFNGENLGTIGVVGPIRMNYDKVVSVLKFLTEQLNEQINQQ; encoded by the coding sequence ATGGAAAACATGAAAGAGAGAAAACTTAAAATTCTTAATGCGATCATTAAAGATTATATTTTAAATGCAGAGCCTATTGGCTCAAGAACTATAGCAAAGAAATATAATTTAGGGGTGAGTGCAGCTACTATAAGAAATGAAATGAGTGATCTTGAAGATTTGGGTTTACTTATACAGCCCCATACATCTGCAGGTCGAATTCCCTCTGAAAAAGCGTATCGCCTTTACGTAGATCAACTCATGACGGTACAAAAACTTGATATAGAGTTAGAACAATCCATTCGAGATAGTTATAAACAATATGTAGAGCAAATTGAAAAATCCGTCCAGCTCACTGCAAAATTATTAGCTCAATTGACAAGCTACACTTCTTTAGTGATGGCTCCAGAAATAAAGTCATTAAACTATAAATTGATTCAGTTATTGCCTATACAAGATGAAAGAATCGTAATGGTTATTATAACAAAAGAAAATATTGTCAAGAATTTAGAGATAAAATTACCATACAAATTAGATCAAGCTGAATTAATTAAGTTGACTAATATACTAAATTACATTATAACGGATTACGATATTAACAAAGTTGGCGATGATTTAAATAGCCATTTACATGAATTATCTATAAAAGAGAATGAAGCTCTACAGGAGCTTATAGGTATTTTACAAGAGCTGACTCTAAGTCCTGACGATGGTAACCAAGTATTTGCTACAGGTGTAACAAATATGCTCAAATATCCCGAATTTAACGATATTGATAAAGTAAAACAATTCTTAGAGGTTTTTCAAGATCAAAGAATTATCTCTGAATTATTAAAAAGTTATTCCAATGGAGTAAATATTATTATTGGCGAGGAAAACAGTTTGTCAGAGTTTAAAGATTACAGTTTGCTAACTGCCACCTATCAGTTTAATGGAGAAAATTTGGGGACCATTGGAGTTGTAGGCCCTATCCGAATGAATTACGACAAGGTTGTTTCTGTCTTGAAATTTTTAACAGAACAGTTAAATGAACAAATCAATCAGCAATAG
- the hemW gene encoding radical SAM family heme chaperone HemW, protein MKDLSLYIHIPFCAHKCYYCDFLSFSSKKDKISLYFESLYKEIERCAPVHSNEQVQTIFIGGGTPTVVPPDYISKTMDLIKEKFSVSPTAEVSIESNPATFDKEKLLEYRKSGINRLSMGLQCWQDELLKEIGRIHSQKDFIKGFMEAKEAGFHNINVDLIFNLPNQTLEHWKETLEKVCDLDPTHLSCYSLKIEEGTVLYERAQNNKLILDDDLDREMYHYAVEYLTGRGYTQYEISNFSKSNMECKHNLVYWEVKPYIGFGLGAHSYYEGIRYYNEENMDHYIAKIRNNLSICKIEDVLSLDHKKEEFIFLGLRKTEGIDDKDYQILYKNSIFEEYKNELKDLYNQGMIKIDGGKIKLSKLGLDFANKVFMSFLKS, encoded by the coding sequence ATGAAGGATTTAAGCTTGTATATTCATATCCCATTTTGTGCACACAAATGTTATTATTGCGATTTTCTATCCTTTTCGTCTAAAAAAGATAAAATTTCCCTTTATTTTGAATCCTTATACAAAGAAATAGAAAGATGTGCGCCAGTACACTCTAATGAACAAGTGCAGACCATTTTTATTGGAGGTGGAACCCCTACGGTGGTTCCACCTGATTATATTAGTAAAACGATGGATCTTATCAAAGAAAAATTCTCTGTATCACCAACAGCAGAGGTGTCCATCGAGAGCAATCCAGCAACTTTTGACAAAGAGAAGCTTTTAGAGTATCGAAAATCTGGAATTAATCGATTGAGCATGGGCCTTCAGTGTTGGCAGGATGAACTCTTAAAAGAAATTGGGCGAATTCATAGCCAAAAAGATTTTATTAAAGGATTTATGGAAGCAAAAGAGGCTGGTTTTCATAATATAAATGTAGATTTAATTTTTAATTTGCCAAATCAAACTTTAGAACATTGGAAAGAAACTCTAGAAAAAGTATGTGATTTAGATCCTACTCATCTTTCTTGTTATAGTTTGAAAATTGAGGAGGGCACAGTATTATATGAGAGGGCACAAAATAACAAACTCATCTTAGATGATGATTTAGATCGAGAGATGTACCATTATGCAGTAGAGTACTTAACAGGAAGAGGATACACTCAATATGAGATTTCAAATTTTTCTAAGTCAAATATGGAATGTAAACATAATCTAGTTTATTGGGAAGTAAAACCTTATATTGGTTTTGGTTTAGGTGCCCATTCTTATTACGAAGGTATTCGGTACTACAATGAAGAAAATATGGATCATTATATTGCAAAGATAAGAAACAATCTATCTATCTGCAAAATTGAGGATGTTCTTTCTCTAGATCATAAAAAAGAGGAATTTATTTTTTTAGGCCTTCGAAAAACGGAAGGAATAGATGACAAAGATTATCAAATTCTTTATAAAAATAGTATCTTTGAAGAATACAAAAATGAATTAAAAGATTTGTATAATCAAGGTATGATAAAGATAGACGGAGGAAAAATAAAATTGAGTAAATTAGGCTTAGATTTTGCTAATAAAGTCTTTATGAGTTTCCTAAAATCCTAA
- the lepA gene encoding translation elongation factor 4: MSLSKQEKTRNFSIIAHIDHGKSTLADRLIEKTGLLSQREMSNQVLDNMDLEKERGITIKLQAVRLVYRAEDGEEYYLNLIDTPGHVDFTYEVSRSLAACEGALLIVDAAQGIEAQTMANVYLALENDLEIIPVINKIDLPSADPERVKHEIEDVIGIEAQDAPMISAKDGINIEEVLEAIVKKVPAPKNEDEKPLRALIFDSYYDSYRGVIASIRIIEGKLKKGMKMKMMSTNKTFEVDEVGIFVGSLFPVDELTSGDVGYVTASIKNVADTRVGDTITDAKNPAKEPLPGYKAIHPMVYSGIYPADGSKYNDLKEALEKLQLNDASLMFEPETSIALGFGFRCGFLGLLHMEIIQERLEREYNLDIITTAPSVIYKVKKTDGEIIEVDNPANLPASTEVQYMEEPIVNANIIVPTQYVGVIMELCQQRRGEYITMDYIEETRVSLKYELPLNEIIYDFFDALKSRTKGYASFDYEIKEYRRSDLVKLDILLNGENVDALSFIVHRSKAYTRGRGIAEKLKDNIPRQMFEIPVQAIVGGKVIARETIRAMRKDVLSKCYGGDISRKRKLLEKQKEGKKRMRQVGSVEVPQEAFMAVLKLDDE, encoded by the coding sequence ATGTCTTTATCAAAACAAGAGAAAACGAGAAATTTTAGTATTATCGCTCATATTGATCATGGCAAGTCTACCTTAGCGGACAGGTTGATTGAAAAGACAGGTCTATTGAGTCAAAGAGAAATGTCTAATCAAGTTCTCGACAATATGGATTTAGAAAAAGAACGAGGAATTACCATTAAACTTCAAGCTGTCCGATTGGTTTACAGAGCAGAGGATGGAGAGGAATATTATTTAAACTTAATTGATACCCCAGGGCATGTGGATTTTACTTATGAGGTGTCTAGAAGTTTAGCTGCCTGCGAAGGAGCTTTGCTTATTGTTGATGCAGCTCAAGGAATTGAAGCTCAAACCATGGCTAATGTATATTTAGCCTTAGAAAATGACCTAGAGATTATTCCTGTCATCAACAAAATCGATTTACCTAGTGCAGATCCTGAGAGAGTTAAACATGAAATTGAAGACGTTATCGGAATAGAAGCCCAAGACGCTCCAATGATTTCTGCAAAAGATGGAATTAATATCGAAGAAGTTCTAGAAGCTATTGTAAAAAAGGTTCCTGCACCTAAAAATGAAGATGAAAAACCTTTGAGAGCTTTGATTTTTGATTCTTATTATGACTCCTATAGAGGGGTAATTGCGTCTATCCGAATTATTGAAGGAAAACTTAAAAAAGGCATGAAAATGAAAATGATGTCTACAAATAAAACCTTTGAAGTAGACGAAGTAGGTATTTTTGTAGGTTCTCTATTTCCAGTAGACGAATTGACAAGTGGAGATGTAGGTTATGTAACAGCGAGCATAAAAAATGTAGCGGATACGAGGGTAGGGGATACCATAACCGATGCAAAGAATCCAGCTAAAGAACCTTTGCCAGGGTATAAAGCCATTCACCCTATGGTGTACAGTGGCATCTACCCTGCAGATGGATCAAAATACAATGATTTAAAAGAGGCATTAGAAAAGTTGCAATTAAATGATGCATCTTTGATGTTTGAACCAGAAACTTCTATTGCCTTAGGGTTTGGCTTTAGATGTGGATTTTTAGGTTTACTCCACATGGAAATCATTCAGGAGAGATTAGAAAGAGAGTACAATTTAGATATTATTACCACTGCTCCTAGTGTAATTTATAAAGTAAAGAAAACCGATGGTGAGATAATTGAGGTAGATAATCCTGCAAACTTACCAGCAAGCACAGAAGTACAGTATATGGAAGAACCTATCGTCAATGCAAATATTATAGTGCCTACTCAGTATGTTGGCGTTATTATGGAATTATGCCAACAAAGACGTGGTGAGTATATCACTATGGATTATATTGAAGAAACTCGAGTATCATTAAAGTATGAACTGCCCTTAAATGAAATTATTTATGATTTTTTTGATGCTTTAAAATCTAGAACAAAGGGATACGCTTCTTTTGATTACGAGATAAAGGAATATAGACGAAGTGATCTAGTAAAATTAGATATTCTTCTAAACGGAGAGAATGTAGATGCATTGTCCTTTATCGTTCATCGCAGCAAAGCTTATACTAGAGGCAGAGGCATAGCTGAAAAGCTAAAGGATAATATACCAAGACAGATGTTTGAAATTCCTGTACAAGCAATAGTCGGGGGGAAAGTTATCGCAAGAGAAACGATTCGTGCCATGCGAAAAGACGTTTTGTCAAAATGTTACGGTGGAGATATTTCTCGAAAGAGAAAGCTTCTTGAAAAACAAAAAGAAGGAAAGAAAAGAATGCGTCAAGTGGGTAGCGTAGAAGTTCCACAGGAAGCGTTTATGGCAGTTCTTAAGTTAGATGATGAGTGA